The genomic window CTGGTATCTTTTCACAGTCTCTGCCTCCCTAAACTGTtctcattaagaaatttttaaaattgagaaataagCTTTCAATTTTGACTAAATATCCATCTGGCCTCTCTAAGTTGCAACAGAAGAgttaaggaagagaggaaaaacatgtaaatataaagCATTTGTGTAGACTGTTTTGTGCTTGCTTGCCAAAGTGCTGAGTAGAAATGCCTTCTGAAcagaaagtttatttcattttgcctgCAGAGGGAGGGTTTAGGTATAAGTTATGCATGAGAGTTTGGTAAAAAGTGACTTACTTTCTTCAATTAAGTCAGTTTATATCCAGGATAGTggcaaaatgatttcaaaatgacATGTATGAAGTACCagcacttaaaattaaaaactgtcttGGAAAAGGGGAGTTGAACAGAATTTCAGAATATCTTACTCaataatcttttttgttttccacgTTGGAAATGAGAAGCTTCATCAACCACTCAGATGTTGCAAAATACCGGTATAAGTAGAACTGCCATTTTGGACCTagagtattaggctaagtgaaataagtcagtcagagaaccACAGATACTGcagtttcactcatatgtggaatttaagaaacacaacagatgaacataggggaagaaaaggaaaaataagataaaaacagagagggaggcaaaccataagggactttaaatacagagaacaaactgagggttgctggaggagaggtgggtgggggatgggctaaatgggtgataggcattaaggagggcccttgttgggatgagcactggacaTTATTACGttaatgatgaatcactggattctactcctgaaaccaacactacaccatatattaactaacttgaattaggaaaaaaaacaacaacaactgccATTTTGTGTTAAGAGTGAAATGTTGATGGTTTAGACCAGgaattggcaaactttttctgtaaagggccaggtagtaagtattttcagctttgtataccatatggtctctgttgcaactactcaattcTGTTGTTTCAACCCAAAGCAGCCATGgataatacataaacaaatggtcAAGACTGgattccagtaaaactttatttacagaaacagttAGGTGGATCTGACCCACAGGGTGTAGTTAGATCTTTGCCGGGTTGAGGGCAGTGGGATACTGGGTAAATGTTCAACAACTGGTTTTTTGGAGAGACTCATAAACCCAGGCTTACGGCATTTGCCCATTTATGTGATGTAAATACTCCAACCATAGTTGATTTCAAGCTATTTGACATTACGAACAGGGCCATAGAAATATACAGAGTAATACACCATTACAAGCATTTCTACCATACAGTTATGCTATATATAAATAACCTCAGGACcagtaaaatgacataaaaataagggatgaattttgaatatttattacctttatttctaatacaatttatttcattgcaaattaaaataacttttaagaatgtttatgtTTAACATTTGACTTACCACATTCCTAAAAATTTAACAGTTGGTTCTAGTGAGCCAGTATGAGCCAACCCAGCACACCACTGTCTTGGAGGTTATAATCAAGAAGTTGGTTTTAATAGGCTGCCTACAGGATATAAGTTATATGGGAGAGTAGGAgcaaaaaaatacagagaattatGTTAATATGCAACTTTTACACTAAccttgttcatctgttttgttaagaatctgaaaaaataatttgtttatataaGTGAGAGTTGACTGAGTCAAAGGTGCTTTATTTCCTGGTTCTTTATCTCCACTTTTAAGTGATAACATTATGAAGTAAATTTAGGTCAGTAGATTCTGTCAATATGTCAATATATAATATTAAGTATTCCTGACTGtttgacttttttcccctcaggTATAACTGTGACGCCTGACGAAGAACAAAACTTAAATCATTATGTAGAAGTTTTACAGAACCTGATGCTAAGTGTTCCTACTAGGGACCTAGGTCATGAGAAAAAATCAGAATCTCCAAGTGATGCTCATTCTACAGGACCAAATGCATCAAGATTTAAGGAGATAATTACACAGGAAGGCACTTCAGCTGAAAATGATGGTGTAATCAGTTCTATCAGTGAAGGAACCACACCTTCCCCCACCGGAAGCTACacacaggaaatgaataaaaaatctaCTAAAAGTACAGCGTTCTGGTCAATTAAACCAAAtaatgtttctgttgttttacatGCTGACGAGCCTTATATTATAAAAGacccagagccagagccagattCAGAAGTAAAATCCACTGAGGCACCAAAGGTATTGCCAAGTGTTACAAAACCATCCCCAAGTCCAGACGTCACGTCTCCAACTGTGGACACTGCCACAGAACTGGAAGATGTCCCTCAGCTCTCGGGCGAATATGCAGTGGGAAACCCTGAAACAATAACACTTGG from Suricata suricatta isolate VVHF042 chromosome 9, meerkat_22Aug2017_6uvM2_HiC, whole genome shotgun sequence includes these protein-coding regions:
- the SPESP1 gene encoding sperm equatorial segment protein 1, with protein sequence MPMKSLVLLVVLLLWPSSVPTFPSITVTPDEEQNLNHYVEVLQNLMLSVPTRDLGHEKKSESPSDAHSTGPNASRFKEIITQEGTSAENDGVISSISEGTTPSPTGSYTQEMNKKSTKSTAFWSIKPNNVSVVLHADEPYIIKDPEPEPDSEVKSTEAPKVLPSVTKPSPSPDVTSPTVDTATELEDVPQLSGEYAVGNPETITLGRYPQILNNNDILKEISYINSLARKTPLAESLRPEYREDIQASREYLKRSLALAEAAEHKLQRMYGSQLIPLGRGSSGTDDIETVINLLYNSRSKLSEYLDIKYVPPEMREKATAVFNTLKKTLCVGRLETQNLVRKLLNNNIKMLHLLDIP